One window from the genome of Moorena sp. SIOASIH encodes:
- a CDS encoding amidase, translating into MSKLVFFSASELAKAIRDRTVSSVEVLDAHLEHIALHNSKLNAIITLDAENAYQRAKEADDALARGEIWGRLHGVPVTIKDSLETKGLRTTSSYEPLANYVPTQDATVVARLRAAGAILLGKTNTPKLTTDFQTNSPLFGRTNNPWNLDYTSGGSTGGGAAAVAAGLSPLELGSDLGGSIRVPGHFCGVFGLKPTEHRVSTFGHIPELPGKPKTIRHLQTIGPLARCVEDLRLCLSLIQGLDPQQNWLLPIPTEQSKLENLRAYRYAWTRGFGDIPASTETKRCLEKLALSLENLGCCIEEHNPPNLDFTVARETYSDILRFEFGLSQVNQQQYEHALHKRHRIITELESFLSDWDVWLCPVVPIPAFTHRPSGEPIEIDGKQFPYLKAIGAYTTLFNLAGNPVIVLPFTLSQKGLPIGVQVVGRRGSDMRLIAIAEKLTEITGEYEAPPGY; encoded by the coding sequence ATGAGTAAGTTAGTATTTTTTTCGGCCTCTGAATTAGCAAAAGCAATTCGCGATCGCACTGTCTCATCGGTGGAAGTGTTAGACGCTCATCTTGAGCATATTGCTCTGCACAATTCTAAACTAAACGCGATTATTACTTTAGATGCAGAAAATGCCTATCAACGAGCCAAAGAAGCTGACGACGCTTTAGCACGAGGGGAAATTTGGGGTAGGTTACATGGAGTACCGGTAACCATTAAGGACAGCTTAGAAACTAAGGGATTACGGACTACCAGTAGCTACGAACCTTTAGCTAATTACGTCCCAACTCAAGACGCTACCGTTGTGGCTAGACTGCGTGCAGCGGGAGCAATTCTTCTGGGAAAGACCAATACACCAAAACTGACGACAGATTTTCAAACCAATAGTCCCCTGTTTGGGAGAACAAATAATCCCTGGAATCTGGACTATACGAGCGGTGGTAGTACTGGGGGTGGTGCAGCCGCCGTCGCTGCTGGATTGTCCCCTTTGGAACTAGGTAGTGACCTTGGGGGTTCTATCCGTGTTCCTGGGCATTTTTGTGGTGTATTTGGCCTGAAGCCTACGGAGCATCGTGTTTCAACCTTTGGACATATTCCAGAGCTACCAGGAAAGCCAAAAACCATCCGACACTTACAAACCATAGGACCTTTAGCTCGCTGTGTAGAAGACTTGCGCTTGTGTCTATCCTTAATTCAAGGACTCGATCCGCAACAAAATTGGTTACTTCCTATACCGACAGAGCAGTCTAAACTAGAGAATTTACGGGCATACCGCTACGCTTGGACAAGAGGTTTTGGTGATATTCCAGCATCAACAGAAACCAAGAGATGCTTAGAGAAACTGGCATTATCTCTAGAAAATTTAGGTTGTTGTATTGAGGAACATAACCCACCGAATTTGGACTTTACTGTAGCAAGGGAAACCTATAGCGATATTCTCAGATTTGAATTTGGTTTATCCCAGGTCAATCAACAACAGTATGAACATGCTCTTCATAAACGCCATCGTATAATTACTGAGCTAGAAAGCTTCTTATCTGATTGGGATGTTTGGTTGTGTCCTGTGGTACCAATACCAGCATTTACCCATCGCCCATCAGGAGAACCGATTGAGATAGATGGTAAGCAGTTTCCTTATTTGAAAGCTATTGGTGCTTACACCACACTTTTTAACTTAGCTGGTAACCCGGTAATAGTCCTACCCTTTACCCTGTCCCAGAAAGGCTTACCCATTGGTGTGCAAGTGGTAGGAAGACGAGGGAGTGATATGAGACTGATCGCAATTGCTGAGAAATTGACCGAAATCACCGGAGAGTATGAAGCTCCACCGGGATATTAA
- a CDS encoding Uma2 family endonuclease, with translation MPNTPVPPTQYELPCDDGIPMETERHKLQMELLIDPLYPWLAQREDGYVGGNMFLHFSAAQIKNQDFRSRSRSVAYGESVAYGLGPDVFVVLGVPKVERLSWVVWEEGKGPDVIIELIYDSTANTDKTTKKVVYQDQVRVPEYFWYDPFNPEDFAGFSLHNGVYQPLNEDEQGRLISERLGLALVRWQGVHKNNVDTTWLRWATLDGIVLPTAEEIAVQAEEKAAQAQQQAAQAQQQAAQAKEEATQAQQQLAQAQQRAEQLAARLRAMGVDPEQV, from the coding sequence GTGCCTAATACTCCTGTACCGCCAACCCAATATGAACTTCCCTGTGATGACGGTATTCCCATGGAAACTGAACGACATAAACTTCAGATGGAATTGCTGATTGACCCGTTATACCCTTGGTTAGCTCAGCGGGAGGATGGCTATGTTGGGGGTAATATGTTTCTTCATTTCAGTGCAGCACAAATTAAGAATCAAGACTTTCGTTCGCGTTCGCGCAGCGTCGCCTACGGCGAAAGCGTGGCCTACGGCCTTGGTCCGGATGTATTTGTAGTGCTTGGAGTTCCCAAAGTCGAACGACTAAGTTGGGTAGTTTGGGAAGAAGGTAAAGGACCTGATGTGATAATTGAGCTAATTTATGACAGTACAGCCAACACGGATAAAACTACTAAAAAAGTAGTTTATCAAGACCAAGTCAGAGTACCAGAATATTTTTGGTACGACCCATTTAATCCAGAAGATTTTGCCGGATTTAGCTTGCACAATGGCGTCTATCAGCCTTTAAATGAAGATGAACAAGGACGACTAATTAGTGAAAGATTAGGATTAGCCTTAGTCCGTTGGCAAGGGGTGCATAAAAATAATGTCGATACTACTTGGTTACGTTGGGCTACCTTGGACGGAATTGTGCTACCTACTGCTGAAGAGATAGCAGTGCAAGCTGAAGAAAAAGCAGCCCAAGCTCAACAACAAGCAGCTCAAGCTCAACAACAAGCAGCTCAAGCTAAAGAAGAAGCTACCCAAGCTCAACAGCAATTAGCCCAAGCTCAACAACGAGCTGAGCAACTGGCTGCTCGCTTACGAGCCATGGGAGTGGATCCTGAGCAAGTTTGA
- a CDS encoding pentapeptide repeat-containing protein, translating into MKFNILATLTLIASLFFTGSAVAENPDQVQQLLLTGECPGCNLKGADLSGAHLLGADLRNANLQGAILIEANLEGADLTGANLNGANLTQAFVTNASLNCANLNQVNLTAAKLYDTDVSGAVMNNLTLTNAEIFETGIGIGGSAEEFNFNVECRVDSRHVSDQRSAISY; encoded by the coding sequence ATGAAATTCAATATTTTGGCAACGCTAACCTTAATCGCTTCCCTGTTCTTCACCGGTTCAGCAGTAGCTGAGAACCCAGACCAGGTGCAACAGTTGCTCTTAACTGGTGAATGTCCAGGGTGTAATTTAAAAGGAGCGGATCTATCGGGTGCACATCTACTAGGGGCTGACTTGAGGAATGCTAACCTGCAAGGAGCAATCTTAATCGAAGCCAACCTAGAAGGTGCTGACCTGACTGGTGCCAACTTAAACGGGGCTAACTTAACCCAAGCCTTTGTCACCAACGCTAGTTTAAACTGCGCTAATCTCAACCAAGTGAATTTAACAGCGGCCAAGCTTTACGACACCGATGTGTCTGGAGCTGTGATGAACAACCTCACCTTAACTAATGCCGAGATATTTGAAACTGGCATTGGCATTGGTGGTAGTGCCGAGGAATTCAATTTCAATGTCGAGTGTAGAGTAGATTCTCGACACGTAAGCGATCAGCGATCAGCGATCAGCTATTAG
- a CDS encoding DUF29 domain-containing protein: protein MSNSDLYNQDFVLWTETTCQQLKNRNFDELDIENLIEEVATLGRSDRREIQSRLKVLMEHLLKRQYVNSEPDYRGWEKTINEQREQINLLLSESPSLKPYLESVFSDCYRYPLKVVSKDYPSISLPPNCPFTSDILDQDYLY, encoded by the coding sequence ATGAGTAATAGTGACTTGTATAATCAGGATTTTGTTCTGTGGACTGAGACAACTTGTCAGCAACTCAAAAACAGAAACTTTGATGAGTTGGACATAGAGAATTTAATTGAGGAAGTAGCTACCTTGGGACGATCTGATAGACGAGAGATTCAGAGCCGACTTAAGGTTTTGATGGAACACTTGCTTAAAAGGCAGTACGTGAATTCAGAGCCTGATTATCGAGGTTGGGAAAAAACGATCAATGAGCAGAGAGAACAGATAAATCTTTTGTTGTCTGAATCTCCTAGCCTCAAACCTTATCTTGAATCGGTCTTTTCGGATTGCTACAGATATCCATTGAAGGTGGTTAGCAAGGATTATCCATCTATTAGTTTACCCCCAAATTGTCCTTTTACTTCTGATATTTTAGATCAAGATTACCTATATTAA
- a CDS encoding SGNH/GDSL hydrolase family protein, which produces MTDYYVAAYFYDSQRKYQEDNPSLMWQNPRKRNWTWSIDKGYHDWFPSYTELSGQLLDSFFVETELTRAELEERCRKSIFEKHQDKQTYKLLDYSAATSALNPYEYPIHFKKDEGNQTIKKMVIFGDSLSDTGNLKHWVKLMPEYPYWYGRFTNGLTWNEYLSKETGITMFNWAYGGAKSDSTNDFKPQEILDYVKSGGRNVITGSMTTTINRYLDNGWLSGKKIDLTAAEETAYTLWIGANDYLEKFDSEETLFNLIEYPNDIGGYEKVSDRATDNIIKNIKKLNDKGAKYFIIPNLPNVGKTPTIATVSYDFSRGSVKTREDLSAAITNIVNVHNNKLKIKIDSLTEERGKSLKIVYIDLFSNFDALLENKNPFTGDYFDAQFDNEYYDIQSTGSSAIQIAKQSFQGGYLAEGITNADWRAYASNNTSKTKDGSFNFLSTFWDNVHPTSYAHSLIAYSFQYSMKEAGLISSSLPKLEDYRDRNIHLD; this is translated from the coding sequence ATGACGGATTACTATGTAGCAGCATACTTTTATGATTCTCAACGCAAGTATCAAGAGGATAATCCATCACTTATGTGGCAAAATCCTCGTAAACGAAACTGGACTTGGTCTATAGACAAGGGGTATCATGATTGGTTTCCCTCATATACGGAACTGAGTGGTCAGTTGCTTGATAGTTTTTTTGTAGAAACAGAATTGACTAGAGCCGAGTTAGAGGAAAGGTGCAGAAAATCTATTTTTGAAAAGCATCAAGACAAGCAAACCTATAAATTGCTTGACTATTCTGCAGCTACAAGTGCTTTGAATCCATACGAGTATCCCATACATTTCAAGAAAGACGAGGGCAATCAGACTATTAAAAAGATGGTCATATTCGGTGACAGTCTTTCTGATACAGGGAATCTCAAGCACTGGGTTAAATTAATGCCCGAATATCCCTATTGGTATGGCAGGTTCACGAATGGACTAACATGGAATGAATATCTGTCTAAAGAAACAGGAATTACTATGTTCAACTGGGCTTATGGTGGAGCAAAGTCTGATTCAACCAATGATTTCAAGCCTCAAGAGATTCTGGATTACGTAAAATCCGGGGGACGCAATGTTATTACTGGCAGTATGACTACAACAATAAATCGTTATCTTGATAATGGATGGCTGAGTGGTAAAAAGATTGATTTAACAGCAGCAGAAGAGACAGCTTATACCCTGTGGATTGGAGCAAATGACTATCTTGAGAAATTCGATAGTGAAGAAACACTCTTTAATTTAATCGAATATCCTAACGATATAGGAGGCTATGAAAAGGTTTCAGATCGAGCAACTGATAACATAATCAAAAATATCAAAAAACTAAATGACAAAGGGGCAAAATATTTTATCATCCCAAACCTACCGAATGTCGGCAAAACGCCCACAATAGCAACTGTAAGCTATGATTTCAGTAGAGGTTCGGTGAAAACAAGAGAAGATCTTTCTGCTGCTATAACAAACATAGTTAATGTTCACAATAATAAGCTAAAAATTAAGATAGATTCTCTGACAGAAGAACGAGGAAAATCTTTGAAGATAGTATACATAGATCTATTTTCTAATTTCGACGCACTCCTAGAGAATAAGAATCCCTTCACAGGAGATTATTTTGACGCACAATTCGATAATGAGTATTACGATATCCAATCTACAGGGAGTAGTGCGATACAAATAGCTAAACAGTCTTTCCAAGGAGGTTATCTTGCCGAAGGAATAACAAATGCAGACTGGAGAGCCTACGCCTCGAATAATACAAGTAAAACAAAAGACGGGTCTTTTAACTTTCTATCGACATTTTGGGATAATGTACACCCAACATCATACGCTCATTCCTTGATTGCATATTCTTTTCAATATTCCATGAAAGAGGCTGGACTAATAAGTAGCTCTCTCCCTAAGCTGGAAGACTATCGCGATAGAAATATACACCTCGATTAA
- a CDS encoding VWA domain-containing protein, with protein sequence MYVPEELKDRDYTIIIDKSGSMTIKDEKRGTKTRWEVMTETTEAYARYCEEIDPDGITVYVFSSRFKRYDNVTTNKVEQIFQETYPMGGTYLDEVLRDALDNYFQRKANGSAKPNGEIFLVFTDGAPDDKPPVIDVIVNATRRIDKDSEIGISFIQVGSDPQAAQFLQELDKSLEEKGAKYGICNTLTLGDLEEIPPPEVLLRAINRG encoded by the coding sequence ATGTATGTCCCAGAAGAATTAAAAGACCGTGATTACACCATCATTATTGATAAAAGTGGCAGTATGACCATTAAGGACGAGAAAAGGGGGACAAAAACTAGATGGGAGGTTATGACAGAAACTACAGAGGCTTATGCTAGATATTGTGAAGAAATCGACCCCGATGGGATTACTGTTTATGTATTTTCGAGTAGATTTAAGCGATACGATAATGTTACGACAAATAAGGTAGAACAAATCTTTCAAGAAACATATCCTATGGGTGGAACATACCTTGATGAGGTTTTGCGGGATGCTCTCGACAATTATTTCCAACGTAAAGCAAACGGTAGTGCTAAACCAAATGGGGAAATTTTCTTAGTATTTACAGATGGAGCACCTGATGATAAGCCTCCAGTAATTGATGTAATTGTGAACGCAACTCGTCGAATCGATAAGGATTCGGAAATTGGTATTTCTTTTATTCAAGTTGGTTCAGATCCCCAAGCAGCACAATTTCTACAAGAATTGGACAAATCTTTAGAAGAAAAGGGAGCCAAATATGGTATTTGTAACACTCTCACTTTAGGAGATTTAGAAGAAATACCTCCACCAGAAGTACTATTGAGAGCTATTAATAGAGGATAA
- a CDS encoding ABC-2 family transporter protein, with protein MKHVLRIIKTFLSVYYAHMMEYRAEIFFWVLSNLLPLILMGIWIKASQEAEFGLNSTEFARYFISVFFIRQFNLVWVIWEFEEQVLQGKLSPRLLQPIDPVWHQVAAHLAERFIRMPFNLGLIGLFFLLYPEAAWVPNLGNLLLGCLVVAMSFALRFLMQYTFAMFAFWTERASAIEELSFLLYLFLSGLIAPLEVFPPLVREIAQWTPFPYLMHFPAALLIGLPVNVVGGILMILGWSLVFFLVNRWLWRKGLKHYSGMGA; from the coding sequence ATGAAGCACGTCCTAAGAATCATTAAAACCTTCCTCAGTGTTTATTACGCCCATATGATGGAGTATCGGGCAGAAATATTTTTTTGGGTACTGTCGAATCTGTTACCTCTGATTCTAATGGGGATTTGGATCAAGGCATCCCAAGAAGCAGAATTTGGTCTGAATTCTACAGAATTTGCCCGTTACTTTATCTCAGTGTTTTTTATCCGCCAGTTCAACTTGGTATGGGTGATTTGGGAATTTGAAGAACAAGTGTTGCAAGGGAAGCTTTCCCCACGATTACTACAGCCAATTGATCCAGTGTGGCATCAGGTAGCCGCTCACTTAGCAGAACGATTTATCCGTATGCCGTTTAACCTAGGGCTAATCGGTTTGTTTTTTCTTCTGTATCCCGAAGCAGCTTGGGTACCGAATCTTGGCAATTTGTTACTCGGTTGCCTGGTGGTAGCAATGAGCTTTGCCCTACGCTTTTTGATGCAGTATACCTTTGCCATGTTCGCCTTTTGGACAGAACGGGCTAGTGCTATTGAAGAATTATCATTTTTGCTCTACTTATTTCTTTCTGGGTTAATTGCTCCGTTGGAAGTCTTTCCTCCTTTGGTACGGGAAATTGCCCAGTGGACACCCTTCCCTTATCTGATGCACTTCCCAGCAGCACTGTTGATTGGTTTACCTGTGAATGTGGTGGGGGGAATCTTGATGATTCTAGGTTGGAGTTTAGTATTTTTCCTAGTCAACCGCTGGTTATGGCGTAAGGGGTTAAAGCATTACTCTGGGATGGGAGCTTGA
- a CDS encoding MarR family winged helix-turn-helix transcriptional regulator → MQLSTTQLNPEQCTCFNLRKATRVVTQIFDEKLRPSGLRATQFSILAVMAAAKSSTINKLAQTLAMDRTTLTRNLKPLEKQGLIEINPGEDRRTRLVALTAKGQENLTQAIPLWEQAQTEVIEKLGVGPWHNLLERLTETVSIA, encoded by the coding sequence ATGCAGTTATCCACAACTCAACTCAACCCAGAGCAGTGTACCTGCTTTAACCTACGCAAAGCCACCCGTGTCGTCACCCAAATCTTTGACGAAAAGTTGCGGCCTAGTGGTTTACGAGCAACCCAGTTTTCAATCTTGGCTGTGATGGCGGCGGCTAAATCCTCCACCATCAACAAACTTGCTCAAACCCTAGCAATGGATCGAACCACCTTGACCCGTAATCTCAAGCCCTTAGAAAAGCAGGGACTAATTGAAATTAATCCTGGAGAGGATCGGCGGACACGATTGGTGGCACTAACGGCAAAAGGCCAGGAAAACCTGACCCAAGCTATTCCCCTCTGGGAACAAGCTCAAACAGAGGTGATTGAGAAGCTGGGTGTGGGTCCTTGGCACAATCTATTGGAGCGCTTGACTGAAACGGTTTCCATCGCTTAA
- a CDS encoding Uma2 family endonuclease, which produces MVKIYTKLTFEEYLAYDDGTDNRYELFNGELVKVPPELELNLFLAKLLERQFEKFVPLRQVKLQGLELAVPPLPRMPLNRQPDLTVVRPEHIQQMGALGKAAITLDMLPPLLVAEVVSPYGNQNEDNYRRDYVEKVQQYQQRGIPEYWIIDPQEQLVTVLILKDGSYQKE; this is translated from the coding sequence ATGGTTAAAATTTATACCAAACTTACCTTTGAAGAATATCTGGCATACGACGATGGCACAGACAACCGCTATGAACTGTTTAACGGGGAGTTAGTAAAAGTGCCCCCAGAGCTTGAATTAAACTTATTCCTAGCAAAGTTGCTAGAGCGCCAGTTTGAGAAGTTTGTCCCACTGCGACAGGTAAAACTCCAAGGCTTAGAGCTGGCTGTACCTCCCCTGCCTAGAATGCCCCTTAATCGTCAACCTGACTTAACGGTGGTCAGACCAGAACACATCCAGCAGATGGGGGCACTAGGAAAAGCTGCGATCACCCTAGATATGCTCCCCCCGTTGTTAGTGGCTGAAGTGGTTAGCCCCTACGGAAACCAGAATGAAGATAATTACCGCCGGGACTATGTCGAGAAGGTACAACAATACCAACAAAGAGGTATTCCTGAATATTGGATTATTGACCCCCAAGAGCAGTTAGTCACTGTATTGATTTTAAAAGACGGTAGTTATCAAAAAGAATAA
- a CDS encoding GPW/gp25 family protein, with the protein MEIGYPFQIDGRRRTAEATSEEHIPQLMEQLLFTSPGERVNRPTLGYSLMQLVFAPNSEELSTAVQFLVQGSLQQWLGKLIQVERVQVESEDTKLRVTVQYVIRRNQQRQVTEFERGL; encoded by the coding sequence ATGGAGATAGGCTATCCTTTCCAAATCGATGGGCGGAGACGGACAGCAGAGGCTACCTCTGAAGAACACATCCCTCAGCTGATGGAACAATTACTGTTTACGTCCCCAGGAGAACGGGTCAACCGTCCTACCTTGGGCTACAGTCTGATGCAGCTGGTCTTTGCTCCGAATAGTGAGGAACTGAGTACTGCGGTTCAGTTTCTTGTTCAAGGGTCGTTGCAGCAGTGGTTAGGGAAGTTAATTCAAGTCGAGAGGGTGCAAGTGGAGAGTGAAGATACTAAATTGCGAGTCACAGTCCAGTATGTGATTCGGCGTAATCAACAGCGTCAGGTAACTGAGTTTGAGCGAGGGTTGTGA
- a CDS encoding SET domain-containing protein-lysine N-methyltransferase — MLRANPDKNSYQDVSTNDLAASTYSKVEVRPAKIGQGVFAVRDIAAGEQLLEFTGPIINFDQSVAKGEKMGNDLQIDHDVYIDLDPESPGPYVNHSCNPNAGIIGDRILIALRQITAGEEIFFDYSTTMDEDFWTMKCLCGTQDCRGTVTDFKYLPSETQQLYLKLGIVQKFIVNSLNKD; from the coding sequence ATGCTTAGAGCTAATCCTGACAAGAATTCCTATCAAGATGTCTCAACTAACGACTTAGCAGCTTCAACTTACTCTAAGGTTGAAGTCAGACCCGCGAAGATAGGACAGGGAGTCTTTGCAGTCCGAGACATTGCTGCAGGTGAACAGCTACTTGAGTTTACCGGACCCATCATCAATTTTGATCAGAGTGTTGCCAAAGGAGAAAAGATGGGAAATGATCTCCAAATTGACCATGATGTGTATATCGATCTCGATCCAGAGTCACCAGGACCTTACGTAAATCATTCGTGCAATCCGAATGCAGGCATCATCGGAGATCGAATATTAATTGCATTGAGACAAATCACTGCAGGTGAAGAGATATTCTTTGACTATTCGACTACCATGGACGAAGATTTTTGGACAATGAAGTGCTTATGTGGTACTCAGGATTGTAGAGGGACTGTGACTGACTTCAAGTACCTTCCTTCCGAAACTCAACAGCTCTATTTGAAGTTAGGGATAGTTCAAAAATTTATTGTGAATAGTCTTAATAAAGACTAA
- a CDS encoding antibiotic biosynthesis monooxygenase produces the protein MTEFLDFLKHNYAYVAIGEFKPGKFQEAQDLYEQAVSTYIQGFKGAYLLQEPGTDRGIAVIFWESIADMEDNQSEAYEAILNQMSHLFTKAPTTSFYEVCSEIKPPN, from the coding sequence TTGACAGAATTTCTAGATTTTCTGAAGCATAACTATGCTTATGTTGCCATTGGTGAATTCAAGCCAGGCAAATTTCAAGAAGCTCAGGATCTTTATGAACAAGCAGTATCGACCTATATCCAAGGGTTCAAAGGTGCTTACTTACTGCAAGAACCTGGAACCGATAGGGGGATTGCTGTGATCTTTTGGGAAAGTATAGCGGATATGGAAGATAATCAAAGTGAGGCGTATGAGGCGATTTTAAACCAAATGTCTCACTTGTTTACGAAGGCTCCCACGACATCTTTCTACGAAGTGTGCAGTGAAATTAAACCTCCCAATTAG
- a CDS encoding helix-turn-helix domain-containing protein, whose translation MNKCVCTTEAAALLGISSRRLRQLLDSGRVRGAYKSGKFWIIPLFNGLPQISKGSRGPKGKWRKNRAPALAKINVNRNRIGTNNGKPREQRQPVISVKRSGNNLYGNQVEILGPCRIVYQPDKPLNCGARLWIETFSDVHFIGGCFPATS comes from the coding sequence ATGAACAAGTGCGTTTGTACCACTGAAGCCGCTGCTCTCCTCGGTATTTCTTCTCGGCGATTGCGCCAACTCCTGGACTCTGGACGCGTCCGTGGTGCCTATAAAAGTGGTAAATTCTGGATTATTCCTCTTTTCAACGGTCTGCCCCAAATTAGCAAAGGCAGTCGTGGACCGAAGGGCAAATGGCGCAAAAATCGTGCTCCGGCTCTAGCTAAGATTAATGTCAACCGCAATCGGATTGGCACCAACAATGGTAAACCTCGCGAACAGCGTCAGCCAGTGATTTCGGTCAAACGTAGCGGCAACAATCTCTATGGCAACCAGGTAGAAATCCTCGGTCCATGTCGGATTGTGTATCAGCCGGACAAGCCTCTCAATTGTGGCGCTCGTTTGTGGATTGAAACTTTTAGTGATGTTCACTTTATTGGTGGCTGTTTTCCGGCTACTAGCTAA
- a CDS encoding clan AA aspartic protease: MITGTVNADFEPIISISIYDSNGKIYPQEAFIDTGFNGWLSLPPDLINQLNLKWKRRERASLGDGSECVFNVYEAVILWDGVPLTIPIDEADSEPLVGMSLMKAMQRGLGGYPHERLHQDRLSTHDSSL, from the coding sequence ATGATTACAGGAACTGTCAATGCCGACTTTGAACCTATTATTTCTATTTCAATTTATGACTCGAATGGTAAAATTTACCCTCAAGAAGCGTTCATAGATACAGGCTTTAATGGTTGGCTTTCACTGCCTCCGGATTTAATTAATCAGTTAAATCTAAAATGGAAAAGGCGAGAACGGGCTAGTCTTGGGGATGGGAGTGAATGTGTTTTTAATGTCTATGAGGCAGTTATCCTATGGGACGGAGTTCCTCTAACAATTCCCATAGATGAAGCTGATTCAGAACCCCTTGTGGGAATGTCATTGATGAAAGCGATGCAGCGCGGTCTTGGGGGTTACCCCCATGAGCGACTGCATCAAGACAGGCTATCAACTCATGATTCAAGTCTTTGA
- a CDS encoding ATP-binding cassette domain-containing protein, protein MSIVIVENLSKIYPVAIKQPGLKGTLNHFFRRTYRSVKAVQDVSFEIGFGEVVGFLGPNGAGKTTTLKMLTGLIHPSKGRVRVVDYIPKRRQPGFLKKITLVMGQKQQLLWDLPALDSLRINAAVYGISDTDYKYRVGELTEMLSLEGKLTQPVRKLSLGERMKAELLAALLHKPQVLFLDEPTLGLDVNAQLAVRDFLREYNQRTGATILLTSHYMADITALCQRVLLIHEGRLIYDGSLDGLLGRFAPYRDITVELAQPLPEVKTGEETSLQRYGELKEVDGHHVRFLVRREVLTETVARILAELEVIDLSVTDPPIEEVIGRVFQAGVVE, encoded by the coding sequence ATGTCTATTGTTATTGTCGAAAATCTCAGCAAAATCTACCCAGTAGCAATTAAACAACCAGGGCTAAAAGGTACATTAAACCATTTCTTCCGCCGTACCTACCGTTCAGTCAAAGCTGTACAAGACGTTTCCTTTGAAATTGGCTTTGGAGAAGTGGTCGGATTCTTAGGGCCCAATGGTGCTGGCAAAACCACTACTCTCAAGATGCTCACTGGACTGATTCATCCGTCTAAGGGTCGAGTCAGAGTTGTGGATTACATTCCCAAACGACGTCAACCAGGCTTTTTGAAAAAAATTACCTTAGTTATGGGGCAGAAGCAACAGTTGCTTTGGGACTTACCTGCCCTAGATTCCCTGAGAATCAATGCCGCTGTCTATGGTATTTCTGATACTGACTATAAGTATCGAGTTGGGGAACTTACTGAGATGCTGTCCCTAGAAGGGAAACTGACTCAGCCAGTACGAAAACTCTCCCTAGGAGAGCGCATGAAAGCGGAACTACTAGCAGCACTGCTACACAAACCCCAAGTGCTATTTTTAGATGAACCTACTTTGGGATTAGATGTCAATGCTCAACTGGCGGTACGGGATTTCTTGCGGGAGTACAACCAACGCACAGGAGCAACAATACTCTTAACAAGTCACTACATGGCTGATATCACTGCTCTTTGCCAACGGGTGCTATTAATCCATGAAGGTCGGCTGATTTACGATGGCTCTCTAGACGGATTACTTGGCCGCTTTGCTCCCTATCGTGACATCACGGTAGAACTTGCCCAGCCGTTACCTGAGGTAAAGACTGGCGAGGAAACCTCTTTACAGCGCTATGGTGAACTCAAAGAAGTAGATGGTCACCACGTGCGTTTCCTAGTGCGTCGGGAAGTGCTTACCGAGACTGTGGCTCGGATTCTGGCTGAGCTAGAGGTGATAGATTTAAGCGTAACTGACCCCCCCATTGAAGAAGTTATTGGTCGTGTTTTCCAGGCAGGAGTAGTAGAGTGA